A part of Pectinatus sottacetonis genomic DNA contains:
- the cbiM gene encoding cobalt transporter CbiM has protein sequence MHIPDNYLSPSTCVVFAAAMVPVWYYSIKKIKEELPADKVPFIGVGAAFSFLMMMFNLPIPGGTTAHAVGGTLIALLLGPYSACMAISVALLIQAVVFGDGGILSFGANCFNMAFVLPFTGFYAVQLIKKVVPSALGQKIAILLGSYAGINLAAFMAAVEFGIQPLLFTDSAGKALYCPYPLSVAIPAMLIAHLLVAGVAEAIFTLAIYEFILKVSPGIVYNNEKVKLNPIITLIIILIAASPLGLLASGTAWGEWGADEIAADGSLGKALGYIPDKIANGFSYSAVFPDYTVSGISDVFGYILSAVIGVALLIIIFKILGSRHEGHKTA, from the coding sequence ATGCATATTCCGGATAATTATTTAAGTCCGTCGACATGTGTTGTATTTGCTGCAGCTATGGTTCCAGTATGGTATTATTCAATAAAAAAAATAAAAGAAGAGCTGCCGGCAGATAAGGTACCATTTATTGGTGTCGGTGCAGCTTTTTCTTTCTTGATGATGATGTTTAATTTACCAATTCCCGGTGGGACTACGGCACATGCCGTGGGAGGAACTTTGATTGCGTTGCTGCTGGGGCCGTATTCTGCATGTATGGCTATAAGTGTAGCATTGCTCATACAGGCAGTTGTTTTTGGTGATGGTGGTATACTTTCTTTTGGGGCAAATTGTTTTAATATGGCTTTTGTACTGCCGTTTACTGGGTTTTATGCAGTTCAGCTTATTAAGAAAGTAGTTCCATCAGCACTGGGACAAAAAATTGCTATATTACTTGGTTCATATGCAGGTATTAATTTAGCGGCATTTATGGCGGCTGTAGAGTTTGGGATTCAACCGCTGCTTTTTACTGATAGCGCGGGAAAGGCTCTATACTGCCCATATCCTTTATCAGTTGCAATACCGGCTATGCTTATTGCACATCTTTTAGTCGCTGGAGTAGCAGAAGCAATATTTACTCTGGCAATTTATGAATTTATATTGAAAGTTTCGCCTGGAATCGTTTATAATAATGAGAAAGTAAAATTAAATCCCATAATTACGTTGATAATAATTCTTATCGCAGCATCACCACTAGGTCTTTTGGCAAGTGGAACGGCATGGGGAGAATGGGGTGCTGATGAAATAGCTGCCGATGGATCGTTAGGTAAAGCTCTTGGATATATACCTGATAAAATAGCGAACGGATTCAGCTATAGTGCGGTTTTTCCTGATTATACAGTGAGCGGAATTTCTGATGTTTTTGGTTATATATTATCAGCGGTTATAGGTGTAGCATTATTGATAATAATTTTCAAAATATTGGGCAGCCGTCATGAAGGACATAAAACTGCCTGA
- a CDS encoding DUF2905 domain-containing protein: MNDLGKIMIWAGVLLVVMGTLFYFGSKFFALGRLPGDFKWENSNFGVYFPLGSSIVISIILTILLNVFLRH; the protein is encoded by the coding sequence ATGAACGATTTAGGCAAGATAATGATTTGGGCAGGGGTCCTGCTGGTCGTTATGGGAACATTATTCTATTTTGGCAGTAAATTTTTCGCTTTAGGCAGATTACCAGGAGATTTTAAGTGGGAAAATAGTAATTTTGGTGTATATTTTCCTCTAGGGTCGTCTATTGTTATAAGTATTATATTAACAATACTTTTAAATGTGTTTTTGCGCCATTAA
- the gyrA gene encoding DNA gyrase subunit A — translation MPVKLEEEMKNSYIDYAMSVIVMRALPDVRDGLKPVHRRILYAMQEAGMASNKPYKKSARIVGEVLGKYHPHGDSSVYETIVRMAQDFSYRYMLADGHGNFGSVDGDSAAAMRYTEVRMSKIAEIMLSDIDKDTVEFMPNYDESLKEPTVLPAKMPNLLVNGSAGIAVGMATNIPPHNLGEVIDGILMMIDNPEITIPELMTAIKGPDFPTGGLIMGKEGIVSAYTTGRGAVKMRACAHVEERPNGKSRIIVTELPYQVNKARLVEKIAQLVRDKTIEGITGLNDESDRKGMSVVIDLRRDVNPDVILNQLYRHTQLQDTFGVIMLALVDGQPRVLNLQQILQYYIKHQEDVVRRRTKYNLDKAKARAHILEGLTIALNHLDAVIKDIRTSRTADIAKEALTTNYGLTDKQAQAILDLRLQRLTGLEQEKIANEYKQVLETIDELAAILADEHKILNIIKEELTEVKRRFGDKRRTQITMDASELDLADLIAEEDVVVTMTNNNYVKRQPIAVYRSQKRGGRGIAGMGTKEEDFVENMIVTSTHKTILFFTNRGRVYQLMGYEIPESGRTARGTAIINLLPVENGEKITAVIPIDEFAEDRFLFMTTKKGVVKKTALTEYDTKRKKTGLIALSLDADDELIAVKLTDGNRRVIIGTQNGMSICFDESDVRSMGRNTRGVRGISLRDGDVVIGMDNVHKGATVLTVTRNGYGKRTLAGGYRKQARGGKGIINIKVTEKTGEVIGIKVVHEGQEFMLITTDGIVIRSGVDEISVIGRNTQGVKVMKTGGNDNVAAMAVFDHEDEIQ, via the coding sequence ATACCTGTTAAGCTTGAAGAAGAAATGAAAAATTCTTATATTGATTATGCGATGAGTGTTATCGTTATGAGAGCATTACCTGATGTTCGTGACGGGCTTAAACCGGTTCATCGCCGTATTCTGTATGCAATGCAGGAAGCGGGAATGGCATCCAATAAACCCTATAAAAAATCGGCACGTATAGTCGGGGAAGTTTTAGGTAAATATCATCCACATGGTGATAGTTCTGTGTATGAAACGATTGTACGTATGGCACAGGATTTTTCTTATCGGTATATGCTTGCCGATGGACATGGCAACTTTGGTTCTGTTGATGGAGATTCAGCAGCAGCAATGCGTTATACTGAAGTGCGCATGTCGAAAATTGCTGAAATAATGTTATCTGATATAGATAAAGATACTGTTGAATTTATGCCTAACTATGATGAGTCGTTGAAAGAACCGACGGTGTTACCGGCTAAAATGCCTAATTTGCTGGTAAATGGTTCTGCTGGGATTGCTGTTGGGATGGCAACAAATATTCCGCCGCATAATTTAGGGGAAGTTATTGATGGTATACTGATGATGATAGATAATCCGGAAATAACAATACCAGAACTTATGACAGCAATTAAAGGCCCGGATTTCCCTACCGGCGGGCTTATAATGGGAAAAGAAGGTATTGTTTCGGCTTATACAACGGGACGCGGTGCAGTAAAGATGCGGGCCTGCGCGCATGTGGAAGAACGGCCTAACGGTAAGTCACGTATAATTGTGACAGAACTTCCTTATCAGGTGAATAAAGCACGCTTAGTGGAAAAAATAGCCCAATTAGTCCGCGATAAAACGATTGAAGGTATTACAGGATTAAATGATGAGTCAGACCGCAAGGGCATGAGTGTTGTTATTGATTTGCGCCGTGATGTCAATCCTGATGTAATACTGAACCAACTGTACCGTCATACACAGCTGCAAGATACCTTTGGGGTAATAATGCTGGCTTTAGTTGACGGTCAGCCGCGTGTTTTGAATTTGCAGCAGATACTGCAGTATTATATTAAACATCAGGAAGATGTTGTCAGACGTCGTACTAAATATAATTTAGATAAGGCAAAAGCACGAGCCCATATACTGGAAGGATTGACTATTGCTCTTAATCATCTTGATGCGGTGATAAAGGATATTAGAACTTCCCGTACAGCTGATATTGCTAAAGAAGCATTGACAACTAATTATGGACTTACAGACAAACAGGCTCAGGCTATTTTAGATCTGCGGCTGCAGCGTTTAACAGGACTTGAACAAGAAAAGATTGCTAATGAATATAAGCAGGTATTAGAAACAATTGATGAATTAGCTGCTATATTGGCTGATGAACATAAAATCTTGAATATTATAAAAGAGGAACTTACTGAAGTAAAACGCCGGTTTGGCGATAAACGCCGTACTCAGATAACTATGGATGCTTCAGAGCTTGATCTTGCTGATCTTATTGCTGAAGAAGATGTTGTAGTTACCATGACAAATAATAACTATGTTAAGCGCCAGCCAATTGCTGTATATCGCAGTCAAAAACGCGGTGGACGCGGTATAGCGGGAATGGGAACAAAAGAAGAAGATTTTGTGGAAAATATGATAGTAACTTCCACACATAAAACGATTCTTTTCTTTACTAACCGGGGCCGTGTATATCAGTTAATGGGCTATGAAATTCCTGAATCGGGACGTACGGCCAGAGGAACGGCAATAATTAATCTGCTGCCAGTTGAAAATGGCGAAAAGATTACGGCAGTTATTCCTATTGATGAATTTGCCGAAGACAGATTTTTGTTTATGACGACTAAAAAGGGTGTTGTAAAAAAGACTGCTTTGACGGAGTATGATACTAAGCGCAAGAAAACGGGCCTGATTGCTTTGTCGTTGGATGCAGATGATGAACTTATTGCTGTTAAACTAACAGATGGCAACCGCAGAGTTATTATAGGCACTCAGAATGGGATGTCGATTTGTTTTGATGAAAGCGATGTTCGCTCAATGGGACGTAATACCCGTGGGGTACGCGGAATATCACTACGAGATGGCGATGTAGTTATTGGCATGGATAATGTGCATAAGGGAGCTACGGTGCTGACTGTTACACGTAATGGGTATGGCAAGCGGACTCTGGCAGGCGGTTATCGTAAACAGGCCAGGGGCGGCAAGGGAATTATTAATATTAAGGTAACAGAAAAAACAGGTGAAGTTATAGGTATAAAGGTTGTACATGAAGGCCAGGAATTTATGCTTATAACCACTGATGGGATAGTTATACGCTCTGGTGTTGACGAAATATCAGTAATAGGACGCAACACTCAAGGGGTAAAAGTAATGAAGACTGGTGGAAATGACAATGTAGCAGCAATGGCTGTTTTTGACCATGAAGACGAAATACAATAA
- a CDS encoding MurR/RpiR family transcriptional regulator: protein MKRGFTIMRLLKTMSEPKRFNSTEQTIINYILSHTKELASLSIRTLAERTFTSPATIFRLCRKLNLKGYTEFKIKFISEVNRTSTLGRPITGRPITDKNPPDSIVKKIAALEIESIEETKNEMHMEQLIRIAEILSKSKSIDFYAFDQNYYIAQMTAYNFIQIKKTAVANMAANSQYMQALTCDNTHTAIILSRTGENKRLIDIAEILNQRHITSILMSPIKKSTLAKLSSEFLYIADTKEYLDMGILIYNVGVRYYLDVLFAMMLSQDYWNIKKTYDKFEDIFGRLKDPWHLW from the coding sequence TTGAAAAGAGGATTTACTATTATGCGGCTTTTAAAAACCATGTCTGAACCCAAACGCTTTAATTCAACCGAGCAAACAATAATAAATTACATTCTGTCACATACAAAAGAATTGGCTTCATTATCAATACGAACCTTGGCAGAACGCACTTTTACCAGTCCTGCCACGATCTTTCGCCTTTGCCGGAAATTAAACCTAAAAGGTTATACTGAGTTCAAGATAAAATTTATCAGTGAAGTAAATCGTACTTCCACTCTGGGACGGCCTATTACCGGCAGGCCTATAACTGATAAAAATCCACCAGATTCCATAGTAAAAAAAATCGCCGCTCTTGAAATTGAATCTATTGAAGAAACAAAAAATGAAATGCACATGGAACAGTTAATACGTATTGCCGAAATACTCAGTAAATCAAAAAGTATTGACTTTTATGCTTTTGACCAAAATTATTATATTGCCCAAATGACGGCATACAATTTCATCCAAATAAAAAAAACCGCTGTTGCCAATATGGCTGCAAACAGCCAATATATGCAGGCACTTACCTGTGATAATACCCATACCGCCATAATTTTAAGCCGCACCGGTGAAAACAAACGACTCATTGATATCGCTGAAATTTTAAATCAGCGCCATATAACTTCGATCTTAATGTCACCAATAAAAAAATCTACATTAGCAAAATTGTCCAGTGAATTTCTTTATATTGCTGATACCAAAGAATATCTTGACATGGGCATTTTAATTTATAATGTCGGCGTTCGCTATTATCTGGATGTTCTGTTCGCTATGATGCTTTCTCAGGACTACTGGAACATAAAAAAAACCTATGATAAATTTGAAGATATCTTCGGTCGACTTAAAGATCCCTGGCATCTTTGGTAA
- a CDS encoding 6-phospho-beta-glucosidase, whose translation MGFSEKFLWGGAVAAHQVEGAWQESNKGISVADVMTAGRHGVPRKITDGIIEGENYPNHDAIDFYHHYKEDVALLAEMGFKCFRTSIAWTRIFPNGDEKTPNKAGLKFYDDLFDELLKYNIEPVITLSHFEMPYSLVKRYGGWRNRKLIDFFVNFAVCVFNRYKNKVKYWMTFNEINNQSEVNVPFTAFTNSGILYKKNEDKKEIMYQAAHYELVASAKAVIEGHKINPAFKIGCMLALQPVYPYSCDPDDQIKQLEEMHKRFFFGDVHCRGHYPSYTTKEWKNKDYKIDITNDDLDILSHGTVDYLAFSYYKSSVISSNPKLTKSIEGGFGIGTDNPYLQQSAWGWQIDPVGLRYTLNILSERYELPLMIVENGIGLQEYKNTAGKFEDNERIAYFSSHIREMKKAVDEDGVELWGYCPWGPIDLVSAGTGEMEKRYGFIYVDKDNNGNGTLKREKKKSFYWYKKVIESNGEDLSNNTKTY comes from the coding sequence ATGGGATTTTCAGAAAAATTTTTATGGGGCGGCGCAGTAGCTGCCCATCAAGTAGAAGGAGCATGGCAGGAAAGCAACAAGGGTATTAGTGTAGCTGATGTTATGACTGCAGGCCGCCATGGCGTGCCGCGCAAAATTACTGATGGTATCATTGAAGGAGAAAACTACCCTAACCACGATGCTATTGATTTTTATCATCATTATAAGGAAGATGTTGCGCTCTTAGCTGAAATGGGATTTAAATGTTTTCGTACAAGTATTGCCTGGACACGTATTTTCCCTAATGGAGATGAAAAAACGCCCAACAAAGCTGGTCTAAAATTTTATGATGATTTATTCGATGAATTATTAAAGTATAATATTGAACCTGTAATCACCCTATCCCATTTTGAAATGCCATATTCTTTAGTAAAAAGATATGGCGGCTGGCGCAATCGCAAATTAATAGATTTTTTTGTCAACTTTGCTGTGTGCGTATTTAACCGCTATAAAAATAAAGTAAAATATTGGATGACATTTAATGAAATAAATAACCAGAGTGAAGTTAATGTGCCATTCACTGCTTTTACAAATTCAGGTATACTGTATAAAAAAAATGAAGATAAAAAAGAAATAATGTATCAGGCAGCACATTATGAGCTGGTAGCCTCAGCCAAAGCTGTAATTGAAGGACATAAAATAAATCCTGCTTTTAAAATAGGCTGTATGCTGGCATTACAGCCAGTCTACCCATATAGCTGTGACCCTGATGACCAGATAAAGCAACTTGAAGAAATGCATAAACGCTTTTTCTTTGGCGATGTACACTGCCGCGGACATTATCCATCTTATACTACAAAAGAATGGAAAAACAAGGACTACAAAATAGATATAACCAATGATGACCTTGATATTTTATCACATGGCACCGTTGACTATTTAGCCTTTAGTTATTACAAAAGTTCAGTTATTTCTTCCAATCCGAAATTGACTAAATCAATCGAAGGCGGTTTCGGCATTGGTACAGATAATCCTTACCTACAACAATCTGCCTGGGGCTGGCAGATAGATCCAGTGGGCCTCCGTTATACCCTGAATATTCTTTCTGAAAGATATGAACTGCCCCTCATGATTGTTGAAAACGGCATCGGTCTACAAGAATATAAAAACACTGCGGGAAAATTTGAAGATAACGAACGCATAGCATATTTTTCTTCTCACATACGGGAAATGAAAAAAGCCGTTGATGAAGATGGGGTTGAGCTTTGGGGCTATTGCCCGTGGGGTCCTATAGATCTGGTATCTGCCGGCACCGGAGAAATGGAAAAACGTTATGGGTTCATTTATGTAGATAAGGATAATAATGGCAATGGCACGCTAAAACGAGAAAAGAAAAAATCTTTCTACTGGTATAAAAAAGTCATTGAAAGTAACGGAGAAGATCTTTCCAATAATACAAAGACCTATTAA
- a CDS encoding amino acid permease, with protein MIALGCAIGTGLFYGSASTISMVGPAVMLSYLIGGIFIYFVVRALGEMSVDNPVSGSFSTYAYDYWGDFAGFLSGWNYWFNYVAVSMVEVSVIGIYMHHWFPQLPMWVSGLVLFILVNVINLTNVRSFGEIEFWGAIVKVVAISLMIIFGLGIILFGIGETAPIGFHNLVDHGGFFPKGMWGMMLSFVVVTFSFGGTELIGITAGEAENPSKTIPKAVDLIIGRILIFYVGSMFVLVTLYPWDKVGMNGSPFVEIFSAIGFPAAASILNVIVLTGVFSAYNSCLYSNARMLHGLALQNNAPAFLKKVSKNGVPRAAVLFSSLFVGIAVVVTYFAPKQVFNYVMSIATIAALINWIMILYTQIKFRHKIGIRVKKLSYKMPLFPLLNYIGIIYFLSIGITMAVMPEYRLAVYLCPIWILVIYIGYKIKKIRDK; from the coding sequence ATGATTGCTTTGGGGTGTGCTATAGGGACGGGATTATTTTATGGATCGGCAAGTACTATAAGCATGGTAGGCCCGGCAGTTATGCTGTCTTATCTGATTGGCGGGATTTTTATTTATTTTGTAGTTCGAGCATTGGGTGAAATGTCTGTGGATAATCCTGTTTCTGGTTCCTTTAGCACTTATGCATATGATTATTGGGGAGATTTTGCGGGTTTTTTATCAGGCTGGAATTACTGGTTTAATTATGTGGCTGTTTCTATGGTCGAAGTTTCGGTAATCGGCATATATATGCACCATTGGTTTCCCCAGTTGCCTATGTGGGTATCAGGATTAGTGCTGTTTATTCTTGTTAATGTTATAAACTTAACGAATGTTCGTTCTTTTGGTGAGATCGAGTTTTGGGGAGCTATTGTAAAAGTGGTGGCAATATCACTTATGATAATATTTGGTCTTGGAATTATCTTATTTGGTATAGGAGAAACTGCACCAATTGGATTTCATAACCTGGTAGATCATGGTGGTTTTTTCCCTAAGGGGATGTGGGGGATGATGCTCTCTTTTGTTGTTGTGACATTTTCATTCGGTGGAACGGAATTAATAGGTATTACGGCAGGAGAAGCAGAAAATCCGTCTAAAACTATTCCAAAGGCAGTTGATTTAATAATTGGGCGTATTTTAATATTTTATGTAGGCTCAATGTTTGTATTGGTTACACTTTACCCGTGGGATAAAGTAGGCATGAATGGCAGTCCTTTTGTGGAAATTTTTTCGGCGATAGGATTTCCGGCAGCAGCTTCTATTTTGAATGTTATTGTATTAACAGGTGTCTTTTCTGCTTATAACAGTTGCTTATACAGCAACGCTCGTATGCTCCATGGATTGGCACTGCAAAATAATGCTCCGGCATTTTTGAAAAAAGTTTCTAAAAATGGTGTACCGCGTGCAGCTGTGTTATTTTCGTCATTGTTTGTGGGGATTGCCGTCGTTGTTACATATTTTGCACCTAAGCAGGTTTTTAATTATGTGATGTCGATAGCTACTATTGCGGCATTAATAAATTGGATCATGATATTATATACCCAGATAAAATTCAGGCATAAAATCGGCATCAGGGTGAAAAAACTTTCTTATAAGATGCCATTATTTCCATTACTGAATTATATAGGTATAATTTACTTTTTGTCTATTGGAATTACCATGGCAGTAATGCCGGAATATCGGCTGGCTGTATATCTCTGCCCTATTTGGATATTGGTAATTTATATAGGATATAAGATAAAAAAAATACGTGATAAATAA
- a CDS encoding Ppx/GppA phosphatase family protein, producing the protein MLYALIDIGSSTIRMAIYNINYGRIEMLMKKKHTVGLAAYVKDGVMQQKGIDKTCEILNEFNDFLAGFHIVNVAAFTTAAIRNVKNSQDVIEQLKKRTKIAIRIITGEEEAEFDFAGVIRSVDMPAGIMIDVGGGSTEIIHYENEKIIKKSSIPVGALSLYTKYVEDFLPSYVEIEDMQKEVEQLLAANSNFGNFSKPYMCGIGGTIKSTRLLYNELFNCAADNMKMDTSRFINIIKKYTCADNLDEAAAIILLRTAPDRLKTIIPGLVIVDKVCQFFKAAKLKYIDTGMREGFIYKQIIDKK; encoded by the coding sequence ATGCTTTATGCGTTGATTGACATTGGTTCAAGTACTATTAGAATGGCAATATATAATATAAATTATGGCAGGATAGAAATGCTTATGAAAAAAAAGCATACAGTAGGATTGGCGGCTTATGTGAAAGATGGTGTTATGCAGCAAAAAGGTATTGATAAAACCTGCGAAATTTTAAATGAATTTAATGATTTTTTGGCAGGTTTTCATATTGTAAATGTAGCTGCGTTTACAACAGCGGCTATTCGTAATGTAAAAAATAGTCAAGATGTAATTGAACAGTTAAAAAAACGTACTAAAATAGCGATACGCATAATAACAGGGGAGGAAGAAGCGGAGTTTGACTTTGCCGGAGTAATCCGCAGCGTTGATATGCCGGCAGGGATTATGATTGATGTGGGCGGCGGTAGTACAGAAATAATCCACTATGAAAATGAAAAAATTATAAAAAAAAGCAGCATACCGGTAGGGGCACTTTCTTTATATACTAAATATGTAGAAGATTTTTTGCCCAGCTATGTTGAAATAGAGGATATGCAAAAAGAAGTAGAACAATTATTAGCTGCTAATAGCAATTTTGGCAATTTCTCCAAACCGTATATGTGCGGCATAGGAGGAACGATAAAAAGTACCCGTCTATTGTATAATGAATTGTTTAATTGTGCAGCAGACAATATGAAAATGGATACAAGTAGATTTATTAATATAATAAAAAAATATACTTGTGCAGATAATCTTGATGAAGCGGCGGCGATAATACTTCTACGAACAGCACCAGATAGGCTGAAAACCATAATACCGGGATTAGTTATAGTTGATAAGGTATGCCAATTCTTTAAAGCCGCAAAATTAAAATATATAGATACAGGAATGCGTGAAGGCTTTATATACAAGCAAATTATAGATAAAAAATAA
- a CDS encoding TSUP family transporter produces MDNVGIIIFLVCGGFVAGFVDSIAGGGGIISLPVLLLTGIDPVAALATNKMSAVMGSFTSAMTFIRNRKVTVEIIKYVFPLSIIGSLGGVMVVHQIPADFLRPLVVVLLICITIYTLSRKNWGKKASYTGITRKILLSSMGIAFTMGFYDGFFGPGTGSFLMFAFLCMGLDFIGAAANARVLNFCSNIAAVLFFAYLGQIYFSYAIPMGLAVMAGAFCGARTALKHGAAYVKPLFVMMSVLLIGKQIWDLFR; encoded by the coding sequence TTGGATAATGTTGGTATAATAATTTTTTTGGTATGCGGTGGATTTGTAGCAGGTTTTGTTGATTCAATTGCAGGGGGAGGCGGGATAATTTCATTACCGGTATTATTGTTAACCGGAATAGATCCGGTTGCCGCATTGGCAACAAATAAAATGTCAGCGGTTATGGGGTCGTTTACAAGTGCCATGACTTTTATTAGAAATAGAAAAGTTACCGTGGAAATAATAAAGTATGTATTTCCCTTATCAATTATAGGCTCTTTGGGAGGAGTAATGGTAGTACATCAAATACCGGCTGATTTTTTACGACCGTTAGTAGTGGTATTATTGATATGTATTACGATTTATACGCTGAGTCGGAAAAATTGGGGGAAAAAGGCATCATATACAGGAATTACTCGTAAAATACTTTTAAGCAGTATGGGGATAGCCTTTACAATGGGGTTTTATGATGGATTTTTTGGCCCGGGAACAGGTTCTTTTTTAATGTTTGCTTTTTTATGTATGGGGTTAGATTTTATAGGAGCAGCAGCGAATGCCAGAGTATTAAATTTTTGCAGTAATATTGCAGCAGTTTTGTTCTTTGCCTATTTAGGACAGATTTATTTTTCTTATGCGATACCTATGGGATTGGCGGTAATGGCAGGCGCTTTTTGCGGGGCCAGAACGGCATTAAAACACGGAGCAGCTTATGTAAAACCGCTTTTTGTTATGATGTCAGTGCTTCTTATAGGAAAACAGATATGGGATTTATTTAGGTGA
- a CDS encoding pyridoxal-phosphate dependent enzyme, with protein sequence MHFYCEKCKKKYPLNTLTYHCSCGGLFKLYKTAEDIIPSSISIGEIKTPMLAVNFDDFGKVFLKLEHLQTTGSFKARGAYALINELKYLGISHIVEDSSGNSGAAISAYAAAAGIDCDIYVPKGIAESRVKFMKTFGTHVHYADNRIEAGKAARRAAEKIYYASHIYNPLFFEGIKTLAYEIYEQMGNKVPEYIFVPVGNGTILLGLYYGFEEIGRLPAFVAVQSESCSPVYSRFKHRKLQPESYTIASAIRIMHPKRINEILMILQRSLGNVVTVSDDEIHNAQLAIGRKGIYVEESAACSLAGALKFFKKGKPDNYRIVLPLTGAGLLS encoded by the coding sequence ATGCATTTTTATTGTGAAAAGTGTAAAAAAAAATATCCGCTTAATACATTGACTTATCATTGCAGTTGTGGAGGACTGTTTAAGCTTTATAAAACTGCAGAGGACATTATACCTTCTTCTATATCTATCGGTGAGATAAAGACTCCTATGCTGGCAGTAAACTTTGATGATTTTGGCAAGGTGTTTTTGAAATTGGAACATCTTCAGACTACTGGTTCTTTTAAAGCAAGAGGGGCATATGCACTCATTAATGAACTGAAATATCTAGGAATAAGTCATATAGTTGAGGATTCATCGGGTAATTCCGGAGCCGCAATTTCTGCTTATGCGGCAGCAGCGGGGATTGATTGTGATATTTACGTTCCTAAGGGAATAGCTGAGAGCAGAGTGAAATTTATGAAGACCTTTGGTACTCATGTCCATTATGCAGATAACAGGATAGAGGCAGGCAAAGCAGCCCGCCGAGCTGCTGAAAAAATATATTATGCTTCGCATATATATAATCCATTATTTTTTGAAGGAATAAAAACTTTGGCATATGAAATCTATGAACAAATGGGAAATAAGGTACCTGAATATATTTTTGTGCCTGTGGGCAATGGTACAATACTATTGGGGTTGTATTATGGATTTGAAGAAATTGGTCGGCTGCCGGCTTTTGTAGCAGTTCAGAGTGAAAGTTGCAGCCCGGTGTACAGTCGGTTTAAACATAGAAAATTGCAGCCAGAATCATATACGATTGCTTCGGCAATACGGATAATGCACCCCAAGCGGATAAATGAAATATTAATGATACTGCAGCGAAGTTTAGGAAATGTGGTGACAGTTTCTGATGATGAAATACATAATGCCCAGCTGGCTATTGGTCGAAAAGGGATTTATGTGGAAGAAAGTGCTGCTTGTTCATTGGCTGGGGCATTGAAGTTTTTCAAAAAGGGAAAACCAGATAATTATAGAATTGTTTTACCATTGACTGGAGCAGGATTATTATCCTGA
- a CDS encoding HAD-IIB family hydrolase yields the protein MKVAASDFDCTLFFPPKHFPSKAGIAKSDIEAITKWQKAGHRFGIVTGRNYQMLLKDTDSYDLQLDFAVCLTGAVVYGKNSNIVEQNPIDNIISRNIMLLPIFQQSRHIACFTPYATYVCIQSETSWFSVIRDLAQFITQIDFFTAECLKGICQISLQYDSAAEAAIAAKQINNLNAGVMAYCNVTAVDIVRDNINKSAGLETVLTVNNWQKNKILTIGDGINDLPMIKKFAGFTVNTADEAIKRYAVKTYDNIADMLNDNF from the coding sequence ATGAAAGTGGCAGCTAGTGATTTTGACTGTACATTGTTTTTTCCGCCAAAACATTTTCCCTCTAAAGCGGGGATTGCTAAAAGCGACATAGAGGCAATTACCAAATGGCAGAAAGCTGGACATAGGTTTGGTATTGTAACTGGTAGAAATTACCAAATGCTGTTAAAAGATACAGATAGTTATGATTTACAATTAGATTTTGCAGTTTGTCTGACAGGTGCAGTAGTTTATGGTAAAAACAGCAATATAGTAGAACAAAATCCTATTGATAATATTATCAGCAGGAATATTATGTTACTGCCAATTTTTCAGCAGAGCAGGCATATTGCCTGCTTTACGCCTTATGCTACTTATGTATGTATTCAATCTGAAACATCATGGTTTAGTGTTATACGTGACTTGGCACAGTTTATTACGCAGATAGATTTTTTTACGGCAGAATGTTTGAAAGGAATATGCCAAATAAGTTTGCAATATGATAGTGCTGCAGAAGCAGCGATAGCAGCAAAACAGATAAATAATTTAAATGCAGGTGTGATGGCATATTGTAATGTGACTGCTGTTGATATTGTGAGGGATAATATCAATAAATCGGCTGGATTGGAGACTGTTTTAACGGTAAATAACTGGCAAAAAAATAAAATATTAACAATTGGGGACGGGATCAATGATTTGCCAATGATTAAAAAATTTGCTGGATTTACAGTTAATACTGCAGATGAAGCGATAAAAAGATATGCAGTTAAAACATATGATAATATTGCGGATATGTTGAATGACAATTTTTAA